The following nucleotide sequence is from Candidatus Hinthialibacter antarcticus.
GAAGTTCGCGACGTGAACGGGCTTGCGTCTCCTGGATTGACCCGGGCCAACCTGGTCAACTGGAAATTTTGGATCAACAAATATGAGCCGGAATTCCTGGTCAAATTCGGCGGAAACGAACGCCCGGTTTTGTATTACGAAAGCGACTCCGATTATAAACCTGCCATCTATACCTATAAGCTAGTTTTGCATGACCCCAAGCGTCCGGTGGGATTATATAAACGCGACCATTCGTATGAGCGGGTGGTTGAGTATGACAATCTGCGCTTATTGATGGACTCGCGGGCAGCCAATACGCTCGAACCGCTGATCGACTCGCGCTATCCGGGCGGGCCGACGTTATATATTACTCCTCAGGCGGAGTTTGTTGTTCCAGCGCCGACCGTGGCTTCGCAGTTTTCGATGGAAGTTGGATTGCGTTCTGTGAGCGGCAAAGAAGTGATGAATAGCGACGGAGTGACATTTCATATTATTGGAAAGCATAAAAACGGTCAACATGTTGTTTATTCACAAACGCCAGTGGCGCCGGTTGCGACGGAGACCAACTCTCTTGGATCAAGCGTGATTATTCAGTTTCAATTCGAAAAAGGAGCGGTTGAGGAATTCAGAATTATTGTTGATCCAAACCCGCGAGGCCCGGCTTATGACTGGCCGTTTATCACTAACTTTATATTTCAGTAATCGGTGTTTTTGGCCCAATTGATGATGGGAAGTGAAACCGCCGCTTGAACTAACGGGCGGTTGCTATAGAATTCTTGATGCTGCTCTTATGGGGAGTGGTCGAATTGGCAAGACGTCTGACTCTGGATCAGAAGGCTCCGGGTTCGAATCCCGGCTCCCCAGCAACTTATTACTCTCTCAAAATTCTCTTCAATCTATTCAATTCCAATTTTCCATGATGATTTTTCGGGATTCCAATTTATCGTTTTCAATCATTTGAACTTAGAAATAGCAGTTCATTCTGTTAAGTAGCTCTCTCTAATGCTCTGTTGTTTATTAATTGCCTAAATGCTTCCAGAATTCACGTCGAAAAGCTCTCAATATCTCTAATTGGTGAGATGCGCTATTCAAGTTGGTCAACTCTAAATCTAAAACGATTGGGATATCAACCGTTTTTGAATTGACCATATTCTGGTAAGTTCGATACCTCTCAATCAGTAAATTCACTGTATCGAACTCAAATTTGCACAAAATTGTGTCCATTTTGTCCGCCTTTAGGGGGTGGTCATTTCGGGCAACATTCTGAATATATTTGACTTAAGTCATGTCCACCCCTGCTAGGGCGGACACCGGCAATTCGAATGAATTATCGGATATATTTATGCTTTTTGAGGGAGGCTGTTCCACATCTCAATCTGCTTTGACCAGACTGGTTCCTGGCAAATTTGTCGCATATATCTTGAAGCGATTGGCGGATTGTTGGTGAGAATCTCTTCCTGTATTGAAGGGGCGAGTTTGCATAGATGACTGATTTGTGTGATACGGGAACTGGAAATACCGAATGCTTGTGCAAGCGCAGTGCGGTCTGATTTTTTGTTTTCAATCTGTTTAACAAAATAGTGCGCCAAAACCAATGAATCACGTAAGACGGGTTGATTTCGCTTTGCCTTTTCTGTTCTGCTGAAGCCATTGACCTTCTTCTTTAGGTCGACTTCAAAACGGAATGTCAGCATCACGCTGCCTCCTGGATGATTCCCATTGTTTTAGCCAGTTGTTCTATATTCTTTTCGTCAAATGCTAATTCCAATTGATTCATCTCGTGGTGATATGTGATGGTTTGAATAACAGAACGTAAAAACTCGGAACGCGCTTTGGGAAATAAGGCGTCCCATATTTCAAATGTCGAACGCAGAATGATCGCAAGGCTTTGTTTATCGTTATCTGAAGAGTCCAAGTTCTCGATTGCGATTTGATTCAATCGATTGAGGACTTCATCATCTAGTATGCTGGCGCTCATGTTCTTGTTTGGACAAGATGAATTGTGATGCTTAAAACTTTCGTAGCAGCGATAGAAGTTGTACCGCTTATTGTTTTTGACGCAAAAAGACGGCGTCATTGCGCAGTCGCAATGACCGCAACGCAACAGCCCTTTCAGCATATGCGAACCAGAGTGACGTTTTCGAGTATCTTTCTCTCTTCGATTGCGGTCGAGTATTGACTGAACTTGGTCGAAAACTGCCTGGTCGACGATTGCATCTTGCTCGCCCTCATACACTTCCTTTTTGTAAACTATTTTCCCCGTGTATGTCAGATTTCGCAGGATGACTTGAATCCGAGTCGAATTGAATTTGGTTCCTCCACACTTTCGTCCGTCGTGAGTTCTCCAAGATTTGGTTTGGTGGTTGTTTTGATTCATATATTGGGCGACGGCTTGAGTTGACTGTAACTCCAAATACATACGAAAGATGCTTCGGACCACTTCAGCTTCTTTAGTATTGACGACTAATCGTCTTGGATTGAGTTGAACGTCATAGCCCAACACAGGATGCCCACCTAGCCATTTCCCTTTTTTGCGCATGGCGGACATTTTGTCTCGCGTTCGTTCGCTAATCATCTCTCGCTCAAACTGCGCAAAAGAAAGTAGCATATTTAACGTCAAGCGCCCCATTGAATTGGTTGTATCGAATTGCTGAGTAACCGATACGAAACCAACTTGGTAATTCTCGAAGAGTTTCATCAGTTGTGCAAAATCTAGTAACGAGCGTGAAAGGCGGTCAACTTTGTAGACAACTACAATGTCTACTTCATCGTTTCGTATATCCTCCAAGAGTTCCTGCATGGCGGGCCGTTCAATATTCCCTCCTGTGAATCCGCCATCATTGTATTGT
It contains:
- a CDS encoding recombinase family protein; amino-acid sequence: MAKQSRNLPRIRCAIYTRKSTSEGLDKEFNTLDAQREACESCINSHKHENWVLLPKQYNDGGFTGGNIERPAMQELLEDIRNDEVDIVVVYKVDRLSRSLLDFAQLMKLFENYQVGFVSVTQQFDTTNSMGRLTLNMLLSFAQFEREMISERTRDKMSAMRKKGKWLGGHPVLGYDVQLNPRRLVVNTKEAEVVRSIFRMYLELQSTQAVAQYMNQNNHQTKSWRTHDGRKCGGTKFNSTRIQVILRNLTYTGKIVYKKEVYEGEQDAIVDQAVFDQVQSILDRNRREKDTRKRHSGSHMLKGLLRCGHCDCAMTPSFCVKNNKRYNFYRCYESFKHHNSSCPNKNMSASILDDEVLNRLNQIAIENLDSSDNDKQSLAIILRSTFEIWDALFPKARSEFLRSVIQTITYHHEMNQLELAFDEKNIEQLAKTMGIIQEAA